In one window of Acanthopagrus latus isolate v.2019 chromosome 15, fAcaLat1.1, whole genome shotgun sequence DNA:
- the zmiz1a gene encoding zinc finger MIZ domain-containing protein 1a isoform X3 has product MNTLPSMDRHIQQTNDRLQCIKQHLQNPANFHSAATELLDWCGDPRAFQRPFEQSLMGCLTVVSRVAAQQGFDLDLGYRLLAVCAANRDKFTPKSAALLSSWCEELGRLLLLRHQKNRQNEPQGKVPMQPSMNSMKPGLTHSDGSFPYDSVPWQQNTNQPPGSLSVVTTVWGVTNTSQSQVLGNPMANSNNPMNPGGNPMGSGMSASAAGLNSPQFSAQQQQFPNKGGSNQPYMQQGMYGRPGYPGGPGGYSGSYSGGPNAPPGGMGMTSHTRPPGDFTQPAAAAAAAAVAAAAATATATATATVAALQETQNKDMNQYGQMCSSFQMGPAQAYNSQFMNQPGPRGPPGGMNPASMGSAMNNPNMSGPPMGMNQARTPGMGPFAAHGQRMPQQGYPGGPRQGMPMQGMKRPYPGEASYGGQQYGPNSQFPPQQGQYPTSNASRPLPSPNYPGQRMPGQQGQGQYPPGMPMSQYYKQEPFNGQSTNFSGGGYPYSQGNGPPRPGNYPHSPVPGNPTPPMTPGSGIPPYLSPNQDVKPPFPPDMKPNMAALPPPPTNPNEELRLTFPVRDGVVLEPFRLEHNLAVSNHVFHLRPSVHQTLMWRSDLELQFKCYHHEDRQGNTNWPASVQVSVNATPLTIERGDNKTSHKPLHLKHVCQPGRNTIQITVTACCCSHLFVLQLVHRPSVRSVLQGLLKKRLLPAEHCITKIKRNFSSVAASAGNTTLNGEDGVEQTAIKVSLKCPITFRRIQLPARGHDCKHVQCFDLESYLQLNCERGTWRCPVCNKTALLEGLEVDQYMWGILNAIQNSEFEEVNIDPTCSWRPVPIKSELHIKEDPDGPLAKRFKTMSPSQMTMPNVMEMIAQLGPGPGPGPGPGHGPGPSPYPPHPGQHGSGNGGDYPGAGNSYHSQGNFDFPHGNPSGGGVGGGGGGGGGGGGPPMNDFIQGPQLSHPPDGPGGLLSQDKPLNHGMNDAMSHPDQSHNSMQQILHASPHPGSQSGLPLHHSGQSGPPLHHGGQSSQPPRQSQPQPQQPGQNSHPHSDLNFNPSSDGQMGQGAQDMPEPSLDLLPELANPDELLSYLDPPDLPSNSNDDLLSLFENN; this is encoded by the exons CCCTGCTGTCGTCGTGGTGCGAGGAGCTGGgtcgcctcctcctgctgcgtCACCAGAAGAACAGGCAGAACGAACCGCAGGGAAAAGTCCCCATGCAGCCCAGCATGAACAGCATGAAGCCCGGCCTCACACACAG TGATGGATCCTTTCCCTATGACTCTGTCCCCTGGCAACAAAACACCAACCAGCCCCCTGGGTCATTGTCTGTGGTTACAACAGTGTGGGGTGTGACCAACACGTCACAGAGTCAG GTGCTTGGGAACCCAATGGCAAATAGCAATAACCCCATGAATCCTGGAGGTAACCCTATGGGATCAGGTATGTCTGCCAGCGCAGCAGGGCTCAACTCACCCCAGTTCagtgctcagcagcagcagtttccaAACAAAGGAGGCTCCAACCAACCGTACATGCAGCAGGGCATGTACGGCAGGCCTGGCTACCCCGGAGGTCCTGGGGGATACAGTGGGAG ttactCTGGAGGTCCAAACGCTCCTCCAGGCGGTATGGGAATGACCTCCCACACACGTCCTCCTGGCGACTTCACTCAGccagccgccgccgccgcagcTGCTGCCGTCGCTGCCGCTGCCGCCACTGCGACGGCCACGGCGACAGCCACGGTAGCGGCTCTGCAGGAAACCCAGAACAAAGATATGAACCAGTACGGACAG ATGTGTTCGTCGTTCCAAATGGGCCCCGCTCAGGCCTACAACAGCCAGTTCATGAACCAGCCAGGCCCACGGGGCCCCCCTGGAGGCATGAATCCAGCCAGCATGGGATCAGCCATGAACAACCCCAATATGAGCGGGCCTCCCATGGGCATGAACCAGGCTCGTACCCCGGGCATGGGGCCTTTCGCCGCTCACGGCCAACGGATGCCACAGCAAGGGTATCCCGGAGGACCTCGACAGGGGATGCCCATGCAGGGGATGAAGAGGCCGTATCCTGGAGAG GCGAGTTACGGGGGTCAGCAGTACGGGCCGAACAGTCAGTTCCCACCCCAGCAGGGGCAGTACCCCACATCGAACGCCTCCAGGCCGCTGCCATCTCCCAACTACCCCGGCCAGAGGATGCCAGGGCAGCAGGGCCAGGGACAGTACCCTCCTGGGATGCCCATGAGCCAGTACTATAAG CAGGAGCCCTTTAATGGTCAGAGCACCAACTTCTCTGGAGGTGGATACCCATACAGCCAAGGCAACGGG CCCCCCAGGCCCGGCAACTACCCCCACTCCCCGGTGCCTGGTAACCCCACACCCCCTATGACCCCAGGAAGTGGTATTCCTCCATACCTGTCGCCAAACCAGGATGTGAAGCCCCCGTTTCCACCCGACATGAAACCAAATATGGCAGCACTACCGCCCCCTCCAA CTAACCCCAATGAGGAGCTGCGGCTGACGTTCCCAGTCCGGGATGGAGTGGTGCTGGAGCCGTTCCGCTTGGAGCACAACCTGGCTGTCAGTAACCACGTTTTCCACCTACGACCCTCCGTCCACCAGACCCTCATGTGGAG GTCGGACCTCGAGCTGCAGTTTAAATGCTACCACCATGAAGACAGGCAGGGGAACACCAACTGGCCCGCCTCCGTCCAGGTCAGCGTCAACGCCACTCCGCTCACCATCGAGAGGGGGGACAACAAAACCTCCCACAAGCCCCTGCACCTGAAGCACGTCTGCCAACCTGGAAGGAACACCATCCAGATCACAGTCACCGCCTGCTGTTGT TCCCAcctgtttgtgctgcagctggtCCACAGGCCATCTGTGCGCTCCGTCCTCCAGGGGCTCCTGAAGAAAAGACTCCTTCCTGCAGAACACTGCATCACCAAGA tcaagAGGAACTTCAGCAGCGTGGCAGCCTCTGCGGGCAACACCACTCTCAACGGGGAGGACGGCGTGGAGCAGACGGCCATAAAAGTGTCGCTGAAATGTCCCATTACCTTCCGACGCATCCAGCTACCGGCGCGAGGGCACGACTGCAAACACGTCCAG TGCTTTGATCTGGAGTCCTACCTGCAGCTCAACTGTGAGCGGGGGACGTGGAGGTGTCCTGTGTGCAA taaaacagcattattAGAGGGTCTGGAGGTGGACCAGTACATGTGGGGAATCCTTAATGCCATCCAAAA CTCGGAGTTTGAGGAGGTCAATATAGACCCGACATGCAGCTGGAGACCTGTCCCCATTAAGTCGGAGCTACACATCAAAGAGGACCCCGACGGACCACTTGCCAAGCGCTTTAAGACCATGAGCCCCAGTCAGATGACCATGCCCAATGTGATGGAGATGATCGCCCAGCTAGGGCCTGGCCCCGGCCCAGGACCAGGTCCTGGCCACGGACCAGGCCCCAGCCCCTACCCCCCTCACCCTGGTCAACATGGCAGCGGCAATGGGGGAGATTACCCCGGAGCAG GCAACAGCTACCACAGCCAAGGGAACTTTGACTTCCCGCATGGGAACCCCTCTGGTGGTggagtcggaggaggaggaggaggaggaggaggtggaggaggcccCCCCATGAATGACTTCATCCAGGGCCCGCAGCTCTCCCATCCCCCAGATGGACCTGGTGGGCTCCTCTCGCAGGACAAGCCCCTTAACCACGGCATGAACGATGCG ATGTCCCATCCCGATCAGTCCCATAACTCCATGCAGCAGATCTTGCATGCGTCTCCCCACCCCGGCAGCCAGTCAGGGCTGCCCTTACATCACAGTGGCCAGTCAGGGCCGCCCTTGCATCACGGCGGCCAATCATCGCAGCCCCCTCGCCAGTCGCAGCCGCAGCCTCAGCAGCCTGGGCAGAACAGTCACCCGCACAGCGATCTGAACTTTAACCCCTCCTCAGACGGGCAGATGGGTCAGGGAGCCCAGGATATGCCTGAACCCTCCCTGGAT CTGCTTCCAGAGCTGGCCAACCCAGACGAGTTACTATCATACCTGGACCCCCCCGACCTCCCCAGCAACAGCAACGACgatctcctctccctcttcgAGAACAACTAG
- the zmiz1a gene encoding zinc finger MIZ domain-containing protein 1a isoform X2: MNTLPSMDRHIQQTNDRLQCIKQHLQNPANFHSAATELLDWCGDPRAFQRPFEQSLMGCLTVVSRVAAQQGFDLDLGYRLLAVCAANRDKFTPKSAETSTCRRCQSDSALLSSWCEELGRLLLLRHQKNRQNEPQGKVPMQPSMNSMKPGLTHSDGSFPYDSVPWQQNTNQPPGSLSVVTTVWGVTNTSQSQVLGNPMANSNNPMNPGGNPMGSGMSASAAGLNSPQFSAQQQQFPNKGGSNQPYMQQGMYGRPGYPGGPGGYSGSYSGGPNAPPGGMGMTSHTRPPGDFTQPAAAAAAAAVAAAAATATATATATVAALQETQNKDMNQYGQMCSSFQMGPAQAYNSQFMNQPGPRGPPGGMNPASMGSAMNNPNMSGPPMGMNQARTPGMGPFAAHGQRMPQQGYPGGPRQGMPMQGMKRPYPGEASYGGQQYGPNSQFPPQQGQYPTSNASRPLPSPNYPGQRMPGQQGQGQYPPGMPMSQYYKEPFNGQSTNFSGGGYPYSQGNGPPRPGNYPHSPVPGNPTPPMTPGSGIPPYLSPNQDVKPPFPPDMKPNMAALPPPPTNPNEELRLTFPVRDGVVLEPFRLEHNLAVSNHVFHLRPSVHQTLMWRSDLELQFKCYHHEDRQGNTNWPASVQVSVNATPLTIERGDNKTSHKPLHLKHVCQPGRNTIQITVTACCCSHLFVLQLVHRPSVRSVLQGLLKKRLLPAEHCITKIKRNFSSVAASAGNTTLNGEDGVEQTAIKVSLKCPITFRRIQLPARGHDCKHVQCFDLESYLQLNCERGTWRCPVCNKTALLEGLEVDQYMWGILNAIQNSEFEEVNIDPTCSWRPVPIKSELHIKEDPDGPLAKRFKTMSPSQMTMPNVMEMIAQLGPGPGPGPGPGHGPGPSPYPPHPGQHGSGNGGDYPGAGNSYHSQGNFDFPHGNPSGGGVGGGGGGGGGGGGPPMNDFIQGPQLSHPPDGPGGLLSQDKPLNHGMNDAMSHPDQSHNSMQQILHASPHPGSQSGLPLHHSGQSGPPLHHGGQSSQPPRQSQPQPQQPGQNSHPHSDLNFNPSSDGQMGQGAQDMPEPSLDLLPELANPDELLSYLDPPDLPSNSNDDLLSLFENN, from the exons AAACCAGCACCTGCAGGAGATGTCAGAGTGACTCAG CCCTGCTGTCGTCGTGGTGCGAGGAGCTGGgtcgcctcctcctgctgcgtCACCAGAAGAACAGGCAGAACGAACCGCAGGGAAAAGTCCCCATGCAGCCCAGCATGAACAGCATGAAGCCCGGCCTCACACACAG TGATGGATCCTTTCCCTATGACTCTGTCCCCTGGCAACAAAACACCAACCAGCCCCCTGGGTCATTGTCTGTGGTTACAACAGTGTGGGGTGTGACCAACACGTCACAGAGTCAG GTGCTTGGGAACCCAATGGCAAATAGCAATAACCCCATGAATCCTGGAGGTAACCCTATGGGATCAGGTATGTCTGCCAGCGCAGCAGGGCTCAACTCACCCCAGTTCagtgctcagcagcagcagtttccaAACAAAGGAGGCTCCAACCAACCGTACATGCAGCAGGGCATGTACGGCAGGCCTGGCTACCCCGGAGGTCCTGGGGGATACAGTGGGAG ttactCTGGAGGTCCAAACGCTCCTCCAGGCGGTATGGGAATGACCTCCCACACACGTCCTCCTGGCGACTTCACTCAGccagccgccgccgccgcagcTGCTGCCGTCGCTGCCGCTGCCGCCACTGCGACGGCCACGGCGACAGCCACGGTAGCGGCTCTGCAGGAAACCCAGAACAAAGATATGAACCAGTACGGACAG ATGTGTTCGTCGTTCCAAATGGGCCCCGCTCAGGCCTACAACAGCCAGTTCATGAACCAGCCAGGCCCACGGGGCCCCCCTGGAGGCATGAATCCAGCCAGCATGGGATCAGCCATGAACAACCCCAATATGAGCGGGCCTCCCATGGGCATGAACCAGGCTCGTACCCCGGGCATGGGGCCTTTCGCCGCTCACGGCCAACGGATGCCACAGCAAGGGTATCCCGGAGGACCTCGACAGGGGATGCCCATGCAGGGGATGAAGAGGCCGTATCCTGGAGAG GCGAGTTACGGGGGTCAGCAGTACGGGCCGAACAGTCAGTTCCCACCCCAGCAGGGGCAGTACCCCACATCGAACGCCTCCAGGCCGCTGCCATCTCCCAACTACCCCGGCCAGAGGATGCCAGGGCAGCAGGGCCAGGGACAGTACCCTCCTGGGATGCCCATGAGCCAGTACTATAAG GAGCCCTTTAATGGTCAGAGCACCAACTTCTCTGGAGGTGGATACCCATACAGCCAAGGCAACGGG CCCCCCAGGCCCGGCAACTACCCCCACTCCCCGGTGCCTGGTAACCCCACACCCCCTATGACCCCAGGAAGTGGTATTCCTCCATACCTGTCGCCAAACCAGGATGTGAAGCCCCCGTTTCCACCCGACATGAAACCAAATATGGCAGCACTACCGCCCCCTCCAA CTAACCCCAATGAGGAGCTGCGGCTGACGTTCCCAGTCCGGGATGGAGTGGTGCTGGAGCCGTTCCGCTTGGAGCACAACCTGGCTGTCAGTAACCACGTTTTCCACCTACGACCCTCCGTCCACCAGACCCTCATGTGGAG GTCGGACCTCGAGCTGCAGTTTAAATGCTACCACCATGAAGACAGGCAGGGGAACACCAACTGGCCCGCCTCCGTCCAGGTCAGCGTCAACGCCACTCCGCTCACCATCGAGAGGGGGGACAACAAAACCTCCCACAAGCCCCTGCACCTGAAGCACGTCTGCCAACCTGGAAGGAACACCATCCAGATCACAGTCACCGCCTGCTGTTGT TCCCAcctgtttgtgctgcagctggtCCACAGGCCATCTGTGCGCTCCGTCCTCCAGGGGCTCCTGAAGAAAAGACTCCTTCCTGCAGAACACTGCATCACCAAGA tcaagAGGAACTTCAGCAGCGTGGCAGCCTCTGCGGGCAACACCACTCTCAACGGGGAGGACGGCGTGGAGCAGACGGCCATAAAAGTGTCGCTGAAATGTCCCATTACCTTCCGACGCATCCAGCTACCGGCGCGAGGGCACGACTGCAAACACGTCCAG TGCTTTGATCTGGAGTCCTACCTGCAGCTCAACTGTGAGCGGGGGACGTGGAGGTGTCCTGTGTGCAA taaaacagcattattAGAGGGTCTGGAGGTGGACCAGTACATGTGGGGAATCCTTAATGCCATCCAAAA CTCGGAGTTTGAGGAGGTCAATATAGACCCGACATGCAGCTGGAGACCTGTCCCCATTAAGTCGGAGCTACACATCAAAGAGGACCCCGACGGACCACTTGCCAAGCGCTTTAAGACCATGAGCCCCAGTCAGATGACCATGCCCAATGTGATGGAGATGATCGCCCAGCTAGGGCCTGGCCCCGGCCCAGGACCAGGTCCTGGCCACGGACCAGGCCCCAGCCCCTACCCCCCTCACCCTGGTCAACATGGCAGCGGCAATGGGGGAGATTACCCCGGAGCAG GCAACAGCTACCACAGCCAAGGGAACTTTGACTTCCCGCATGGGAACCCCTCTGGTGGTggagtcggaggaggaggaggaggaggaggaggtggaggaggcccCCCCATGAATGACTTCATCCAGGGCCCGCAGCTCTCCCATCCCCCAGATGGACCTGGTGGGCTCCTCTCGCAGGACAAGCCCCTTAACCACGGCATGAACGATGCG ATGTCCCATCCCGATCAGTCCCATAACTCCATGCAGCAGATCTTGCATGCGTCTCCCCACCCCGGCAGCCAGTCAGGGCTGCCCTTACATCACAGTGGCCAGTCAGGGCCGCCCTTGCATCACGGCGGCCAATCATCGCAGCCCCCTCGCCAGTCGCAGCCGCAGCCTCAGCAGCCTGGGCAGAACAGTCACCCGCACAGCGATCTGAACTTTAACCCCTCCTCAGACGGGCAGATGGGTCAGGGAGCCCAGGATATGCCTGAACCCTCCCTGGAT CTGCTTCCAGAGCTGGCCAACCCAGACGAGTTACTATCATACCTGGACCCCCCCGACCTCCCCAGCAACAGCAACGACgatctcctctccctcttcgAGAACAACTAG